The Nitrospira sp. genome has a window encoding:
- a CDS encoding polysaccharide biosynthesis/export family protein yields MRICSSRIILGVAILIFVNAAQSIAEQNISKKPLSTMAGSSGGTDKSLLIVTPEYIIGPEDVLEITVWKNPDLSKEVHVRPDGKISLPLLGDLSAVGKTPVQLTEEISAGLKGYLETPTISMTVKDVQSYQIYVLGEVNKPGRYPLKSKTTLLQGITVAGGFTAVAAKNTIVIFRFTKDGQGQTKLRASYDDIVVRDGSGQNIELMPGDMIVVPSETMVVLPKAR; encoded by the coding sequence ATGCGAATCTGTTCTTCCCGTATCATCCTAGGCGTTGCGATCCTCATTTTTGTCAATGCCGCACAATCGATTGCTGAGCAGAATATTTCAAAGAAACCGTTGTCGACAATGGCGGGAAGTTCTGGCGGAACTGATAAGTCCTTACTGATAGTGACCCCGGAATACATCATCGGTCCTGAAGATGTCTTAGAGATTACTGTTTGGAAGAATCCTGATCTTTCCAAGGAGGTCCACGTCAGACCGGATGGAAAGATCTCCCTTCCACTACTTGGCGATCTCTCTGCGGTGGGTAAGACGCCGGTCCAATTGACAGAGGAGATATCCGCTGGCCTCAAAGGGTACTTGGAGACTCCTACGATATCGATGACGGTAAAAGACGTACAGAGCTATCAAATCTATGTCCTTGGAGAAGTGAATAAGCCCGGCAGGTATCCGCTGAAAAGTAAAACCACCCTGTTACAAGGGATTACAGTCGCAGGCGGGTTTACCGCCGTGGCTGCTAAAAATACCATCGTAATTTTCCGTTTTACGAAGGACGGCCAAGGACAGACCAAACTCAGAGCCAGCTATGACGATATCGTGGTTCGAGACGGCTCAGGACAGAACATTGAGTTAATGCCGGGAGATATGATCGTCGTTCCCTCGGAAACAATGGTAGTCCTACCCAAAGCTCGGTGA
- the lexA gene encoding transcriptional repressor LexA yields MKPTELKRMRQQLGLTQQQLADALQTTRVSVARYEAGMRRIPGMVKVAIERLSRVSEIPMAGMVAAGLPIEPLPQSELIEVPLSMLRGGDTFALRVKGESMKDDGILPGDIVVVHKQETAQNGQTVVALVNHEATIKTYYKKDTHIELHPANAAMQPILVQPSDAFRIEGVVIGVIRHCAM; encoded by the coding sequence ATGAAGCCGACCGAGCTGAAACGCATGCGGCAACAACTGGGACTCACGCAGCAACAATTGGCAGACGCGCTGCAAACAACACGGGTTTCGGTCGCGCGATATGAAGCGGGCATGCGCCGCATTCCCGGTATGGTGAAGGTCGCGATCGAGAGACTGAGTCGCGTCTCGGAAATTCCAATGGCCGGGATGGTGGCCGCGGGGTTGCCGATCGAGCCGCTGCCTCAGTCCGAGTTGATCGAGGTGCCGTTGAGCATGTTGCGGGGAGGCGATACCTTTGCGCTGCGCGTCAAGGGAGAGTCGATGAAGGATGACGGTATTCTCCCGGGCGATATCGTCGTCGTGCACAAACAGGAAACGGCGCAAAACGGACAAACCGTGGTGGCGCTGGTCAACCATGAGGCCACGATCAAAACCTATTATAAAAAAGACACGCACATCGAGTTGCATCCGGCCAACGCCGCCATGCAACCGATCCTCGTACAGCCATCGGACGCGTTCCGTATCGAAGGTGTGGTGATCGGCGTCATTCGACATTGTGCGATGTAG
- a CDS encoding transposase — MVIPPKYSVSFAVEAVKKNTSRALREKFRFLDQVYWDRGGIWSKGYFVSTVGITEEIIRRYVARQAKEDAEQAQLEF, encoded by the coding sequence ATGGTGATCCCCCCGAAATACAGCGTCAGCTTTGCGGTGGAGGCGGTGAAGAAGAACACGAGTCGGGCATTGCGGGAGAAGTTTCGGTTTTTGGATCAGGTGTACTGGGATCGCGGCGGAATCTGGTCAAAGGGGTACTTTGTGTCCACCGTCGGGATTACGGAGGAGATCATCAGGCGGTACGTCGCCCGACAAGCGAAGGAAGACGCGGAACAAGCGCAGCTTGAATTCTGA